Proteins co-encoded in one Dyella japonica A8 genomic window:
- a CDS encoding metallophosphoesterase family protein, producing MNDIEDRGTDSRRQFLKCMAWAGAGTLWMMHGGVLRAQPLSSQGAASAADASFGFVQISDSHIGFHKAPNMDVVGTLRESLAMIHAQKAHPDFVLHTGDLTHLSRPEEFDTLAGVMQDAHLGKVFYVPGEHDVIGDNGAEFFRRFGERQQTGGWYSFDHRGVHFVGLINVLNLKAGGLGSLGADQLAWLKKDLAALSPDTPLVVFAHMPLWPLYPDWGWGTDDSNEAVSYLRRFGSVSVLNGHIHQIQQKVEGSITFYTARSTAYPQPAPGTAPAPGPMKDIAPGDLHRYLGIRDVRHVQGSHALAVTEEVMS from the coding sequence ATGAACGACATCGAAGACCGCGGGACAGACAGCCGTCGCCAGTTCCTCAAATGCATGGCGTGGGCAGGTGCCGGCACGTTGTGGATGATGCATGGCGGGGTGCTCAGGGCGCAGCCCTTGAGCAGCCAGGGCGCTGCTTCGGCCGCCGACGCCAGCTTCGGCTTTGTGCAGATCAGCGACTCGCATATCGGCTTTCACAAGGCGCCGAACATGGACGTCGTGGGCACGTTGCGCGAATCGCTGGCGATGATCCATGCGCAGAAGGCGCATCCGGATTTCGTGCTGCACACGGGCGATCTCACCCATCTCTCACGGCCCGAAGAATTCGACACCCTGGCAGGCGTCATGCAGGACGCACATCTGGGCAAAGTGTTCTACGTGCCGGGCGAGCATGACGTGATTGGCGACAACGGCGCCGAGTTCTTTCGTCGCTTCGGCGAACGCCAGCAGACCGGCGGCTGGTACAGCTTCGACCATCGTGGCGTGCACTTCGTCGGCCTGATCAACGTGCTCAACCTCAAGGCTGGCGGGCTGGGTTCGCTGGGGGCGGATCAACTCGCGTGGCTGAAGAAAGACCTGGCCGCGCTGTCGCCCGACACGCCGCTGGTGGTATTCGCGCACATGCCGTTATGGCCGCTGTATCCCGACTGGGGCTGGGGCACGGATGACAGCAATGAGGCGGTGAGTTACCTGCGGCGGTTCGGTTCGGTGAGCGTCCTCAACGGCCATATTCACCAGATCCAGCAGAAGGTGGAGGGCAGCATCACGTTCTACACCGCACGCTCCACCGCCTATCCGCAACCCGCACCAGGCACGGCGCCGGCCCCGGGACCGATGAAGGACATCGCGCCGGGCGATCTGCATCGCTATCTCGGCATCCGCGATGTGCGCCACGTGCAGGGCAGTCATGCGCTGGCCGTGACCGAGGAGGTGATGTCGTGA
- a CDS encoding cupredoxin domain-containing protein — protein sequence MNVLARTFTVVVALTFAAAPAATMAANATATASAKPVTVDIRNFAFAPKTLTIPAGTRVVWTNRDDEPHLVVSAGHQFASSRALDTSDSYAVTFDHAGTYTYYCGIHPMMVGTVIVQ from the coding sequence GTGAACGTGCTCGCACGGACATTCACCGTCGTCGTTGCACTGACATTCGCCGCCGCGCCTGCCGCAACCATGGCGGCCAACGCCACGGCGACGGCGTCAGCCAAGCCGGTGACCGTGGATATCCGCAACTTTGCCTTTGCGCCCAAGACGCTGACGATACCTGCGGGTACGCGCGTGGTTTGGACCAATCGTGACGACGAGCCGCATCTGGTGGTCAGCGCCGGCCATCAGTTCGCCTCGTCACGCGCGCTGGATACGAGCGACAGCTACGCGGTGACGTTCGATCACGCGGGCACGTACACCTACTACTGCGGCATCCATCCGATGATGGTGGGCACCGTCATCGTTCAGTGA
- a CDS encoding dioxygenase family protein has product MTTLPSLYISHGSPMTAIQPHRVGERLAELARDLPRPNAIVIATAHWLARQPHVGGAARPETIHDFYGFPQALFDIQYPAKGDPALAARVTELLDKAGLPTTLDPTQGLDHGAWVPLRLLYPKADIPVVPISIQPQLGPAHQYAVGRALAPLRDEGVLVIGSGSITHNLHDFRAGYSEEREAPYVRPFIEWIERKAAEGDVPALLDYRRQAPFAERAHPTDEHLLPLYVALGAAGEHAHAQRIDAGIEHGLFAMDIYRFDGTVTER; this is encoded by the coding sequence ATGACCACCCTCCCCAGCCTCTACATCTCCCACGGTTCGCCGATGACCGCGATCCAGCCGCATCGCGTGGGCGAGCGGCTGGCCGAGCTTGCTCGTGATTTGCCGCGTCCCAACGCCATCGTGATCGCCACCGCGCACTGGCTGGCGCGCCAGCCGCATGTAGGCGGGGCAGCGCGCCCGGAAACCATCCATGACTTCTACGGTTTCCCGCAGGCGCTGTTCGATATCCAGTATCCGGCCAAGGGCGATCCTGCCCTCGCCGCACGTGTCACCGAGCTGCTCGACAAAGCGGGGCTACCTACCACGCTCGACCCTACGCAGGGCCTGGATCACGGCGCCTGGGTGCCGCTGCGCCTGCTTTATCCGAAGGCCGACATCCCGGTGGTTCCCATCTCGATCCAGCCGCAACTGGGCCCGGCCCATCAGTACGCCGTGGGCCGCGCGCTCGCGCCGCTGCGCGATGAAGGCGTGCTGGTGATCGGCTCGGGCAGCATCACGCACAACCTGCACGATTTCCGCGCGGGCTATAGCGAAGAACGCGAGGCGCCTTATGTGCGCCCGTTCATCGAATGGATCGAGCGCAAGGCCGCCGAGGGCGACGTGCCCGCCCTGCTCGACTACCGTCGCCAGGCGCCGTTTGCCGAGCGCGCTCACCCCACCGACGAGCATCTGCTGCCGTTGTACGTGGCGCTGGGCGCGGCGGGTGAGCATGCGCACGCCCAGCGCATCGACGCAGGCATCGAGCATGGCCTGTTCGCGATGGACATCTATCGCTTCGACGGCACCGTCACTGAACGATGA